One Rhizobiales bacterium GAS188 DNA window includes the following coding sequences:
- a CDS encoding putative spermidine/putrescine transport system permease protein, with amino-acid sequence MSGRSKSLSARSLSGRSLSGRSLSGRSLFGRSLFSRSWRRMALDAAAIVSLGFILLPLVFVTWLAFFKQEIPSFPPEGYTLHWFSAILTQKAIIDGFVMSFEVGIVATLVGLALGVPAALGLVRYSTWWGGAASTLLLMPLVVPAIVLGTAIYVAQVEAEILVYGFGYETPVIGTIGGLIAAHALIVIPWVVRLVTASLVGFDRGIEEAAQNLGATPWTTVRRITLPVIRPGIVAAALFAFVISFSNLELSLFLVGAGRTTLPIAILQYLEWKIDPTIAAASVVQIAIVAAAMLITDRFVKLTQVV; translated from the coding sequence ATGTCGGGGCGCTCCAAATCCTTGTCTGCACGTTCCTTGTCTGGACGCTCCTTGTCTGGACGCTCCTTGTCTGGGCGTTCGCTGTTCGGGCGTTCCTTGTTTTCGCGTTCTTGGCGAAGGATGGCGCTCGATGCCGCCGCCATCGTCTCGCTCGGCTTCATCCTGTTGCCGCTCGTCTTCGTGACCTGGCTCGCCTTCTTCAAGCAGGAGATCCCCTCCTTCCCGCCGGAAGGCTATACGCTGCACTGGTTCTCGGCGATCCTGACGCAGAAGGCCATCATCGACGGCTTCGTCATGAGCTTCGAGGTCGGTATCGTCGCGACCCTCGTCGGCCTCGCGCTCGGCGTGCCGGCGGCGCTCGGCCTGGTGCGCTACAGCACCTGGTGGGGCGGGGCGGCGAGCACTCTCCTGCTGATGCCGCTCGTGGTGCCGGCCATCGTGCTCGGCACCGCGATCTATGTGGCGCAGGTCGAGGCCGAGATCCTGGTCTACGGCTTCGGCTACGAGACGCCGGTGATCGGCACGATCGGGGGCCTGATCGCCGCGCATGCGCTGATCGTCATCCCCTGGGTGGTGCGCCTCGTCACGGCGAGCCTCGTCGGCTTCGACCGGGGGATCGAGGAGGCGGCCCAGAATCTCGGCGCCACGCCCTGGACCACCGTCAGGCGCATCACCTTGCCGGTGATCCGGCCGGGCATCGTGGCGGCGGCGCTGTTCGCCTTCGTCATCTCGTTCAGCAATCTCGAGCTGAGCCTGTTCCTGGTCGGGGCCGGGCGCACCACCTTGCCGATCGCCATCCTGCAATATCTCGAATGGAAGATCGATCCGACGATCGCTGCGGCGTCCGTGGTGCAGATCGCCATCGTCGCGGCCGCGATGCTGATCACCGACCGTTTCGTCAAGCTCACGCAGGTGGTGTGA
- a CDS encoding carbohydrate ABC transporter substrate-binding protein, CUT1 family produces MSQDMISRPSRRRILGTGAAAAALGGLGAPALVRQANAQSQFDWKRAAGQKIDVILAKSPRADIYQRYEKEFTALTGIEVSSEQIPEQQQRQKVMIEFTSGSPSFDVVNLALHVQKRIAAKGKWMEDLRPYLADASITSPDYDFADFGKAGLAYATQSDGRLDTIPIFVDYWMIYYNKELFAQKGIEYPKSLDELKLAAKALTDPAKGVYGFVSRGLKNANIPVWTSWLLGQGLETIDASGKLLTETPEAIWAAEYYRDLNKNFAPPGTIGFNWNECQTTFMQGRAAMWLDGIGFTAPVEDPKVSRVVGKVGYGVTPPGPKAHHSATFADGLGIAAGSKKKQAAWLYIQWATNKVNQLRFLKEGGGAPARNSVYGDRETVTSSKFGTQWFDCILESAKIGRPGLPVIIPVQEFRDVFGVALTNTLTGGDPAAELKKATEAFKPILEASEKG; encoded by the coding sequence ATGTCGCAGGACATGATCTCGCGCCCCTCGCGTCGGCGCATCCTCGGGACGGGAGCCGCTGCGGCAGCGCTCGGCGGGCTTGGCGCTCCAGCCCTTGTCCGCCAGGCCAATGCCCAGTCGCAATTTGATTGGAAACGCGCCGCCGGGCAGAAGATCGACGTCATCCTGGCGAAGTCGCCGCGTGCCGACATCTATCAGCGCTACGAGAAGGAATTCACCGCTCTGACCGGGATCGAGGTCTCCTCCGAGCAGATCCCCGAGCAGCAGCAGCGCCAGAAGGTGATGATCGAGTTCACCTCGGGCAGCCCGAGCTTCGATGTGGTCAATCTGGCGCTGCATGTGCAAAAGCGCATCGCCGCCAAAGGCAAATGGATGGAGGATCTACGTCCCTATCTCGCCGATGCTTCGATCACCTCGCCCGATTACGACTTCGCCGATTTCGGCAAGGCCGGCCTCGCCTATGCGACCCAGAGCGATGGCCGCCTCGACACCATTCCGATCTTCGTCGATTACTGGATGATCTATTACAACAAGGAGCTGTTCGCCCAGAAAGGCATCGAATATCCGAAATCGCTCGACGAGCTGAAGCTGGCCGCGAAGGCGCTCACCGATCCTGCGAAGGGGGTCTATGGCTTCGTCTCGCGCGGCCTGAAGAACGCCAATATCCCGGTCTGGACGAGCTGGCTGCTCGGCCAGGGCCTCGAGACCATCGACGCCTCGGGCAAGCTCCTGACCGAGACGCCGGAAGCCATCTGGGCGGCGGAATATTATCGCGACCTCAACAAGAATTTCGCGCCTCCCGGCACCATCGGCTTCAACTGGAACGAATGCCAGACGACCTTCATGCAAGGCCGCGCTGCCATGTGGCTCGACGGCATCGGCTTCACGGCGCCGGTCGAGGACCCCAAGGTGTCGCGCGTGGTCGGCAAGGTCGGCTATGGCGTCACGCCACCCGGCCCCAAGGCGCATCATTCGGCGACCTTCGCCGATGGGCTCGGGATCGCCGCCGGCTCGAAGAAGAAGCAGGCCGCCTGGCTCTATATCCAATGGGCGACCAACAAGGTGAACCAGCTGCGCTTCCTGAAGGAGGGCGGAGGCGCACCCGCCCGCAACTCCGTCTATGGCGATCGCGAGACCGTCACCTCCTCGAAATTCGGGACGCAATGGTTCGACTGCATCCTCGAATCGGCGAAGATCGGCAGGCCTGGTCTCCCCGTCATCATCCCGGTCCAGGAATTCCGCGACGTGTTCGGCGTCGCCTTGACCAACACCTTGACCGGCGGCGATCCGGCCGCGGAGCTGAAGAAGGCCACGGAAGCCTTCAAGCCGATCCTCGAGGCGAGCGAGAAGGGGTGA
- a CDS encoding carbohydrate ABC transporter membrane protein 1, CUT1 family, with amino-acid sequence MRDADEALHRPSSASASPRHLLPQAGEGSAPSAKGLHPMSTQPARLDLPALGGHVAATNLAGPGKRHDFSRKYWLFAVPAVITILAVIVFPWLFTLYMSTQDWKIGGGAAFVGLSNYVILFQDQRFLEAVGRTFWFTALAVIIPVILGVAAAVVFHREFPWRGVLRTVFTMPMMATPVAVALVWTMMFHPQLGVLNYLLSLIGIPPQSWVYDPSTVIPTLVMIEVWQWTPLVMLIVLGGLASLPREPYESAIIDGANSWHLFRHITLPLVWPYVMIAIMLRTIDALKVFDNIFVITQGGPGTASETMNIFLYLQAFQFYKLGYASALVVVFFIIIVLLSLLLLHARQRSKWNA; translated from the coding sequence ATGAGGGACGCCGATGAAGCGCTCCACCGCCCCTCATCCGCCTCGGCTTCGCCTCGGCACCTTCTCCCGCAGGCGGGAGAAGGAAGCGCGCCCAGCGCAAAGGGGCTGCATCCCATGAGCACGCAGCCGGCCCGGCTCGATCTGCCAGCCTTGGGAGGTCACGTAGCGGCGACGAACCTCGCTGGCCCGGGCAAGCGTCATGACTTCTCGCGCAAATATTGGCTGTTCGCCGTGCCGGCGGTCATCACCATCCTCGCTGTCATCGTCTTCCCCTGGCTGTTCACGCTCTACATGTCGACGCAGGATTGGAAGATCGGCGGCGGGGCGGCCTTCGTCGGCCTGTCGAATTACGTCATCTTGTTCCAGGATCAGCGCTTCCTCGAGGCGGTCGGGCGAACCTTCTGGTTCACGGCGCTCGCCGTCATCATCCCGGTGATCCTGGGGGTCGCGGCCGCCGTGGTCTTCCATCGCGAATTCCCGTGGCGCGGCGTGCTGCGCACCGTGTTCACCATGCCGATGATGGCAACGCCGGTCGCCGTGGCGCTGGTCTGGACCATGATGTTCCACCCCCAGCTCGGCGTCCTCAACTACCTGTTGTCGCTGATCGGCATCCCGCCGCAATCCTGGGTCTACGACCCATCGACCGTGATTCCGACCTTGGTGATGATCGAGGTCTGGCAATGGACGCCGCTCGTCATGCTGATCGTGCTCGGCGGGCTCGCGAGCCTGCCGCGGGAGCCTTACGAATCGGCCATCATCGACGGGGCGAATAGCTGGCACCTGTTCCGCCACATCACCCTGCCGCTGGTCTGGCCCTATGTGATGATCGCCATCATGCTGCGCACCATCGATGCGCTGAAGGTGTTCGATAACATCTTCGTCATCACCCAGGGCGGGCCGGGGACGGCCTCCGAGACCATGAACATCTTCCTCTATCTGCAGGCCTTCCAGTTCTACAAGCTCGGCTATGCGTCGGCGCTCGTCGTCGTGTTCTTCATCATTATCGTGCTGTTGTCGCTCCTGCTCCTGCATGCGCGCCAGCGCTCGAAATGGAACGCCTGA
- a CDS encoding Regulator of RNase E activity RraA, with translation MLSPEIRDRLLGVSTATITTVLLKKGIRRTYMRGPKPLATAVGKRVVGEAFTLRFVPMREDLATPESWSAPISSRAAIEAMPEGCVAVVDAMGVTDAGIFGDILTLRMGKRGVAGAVTDGVMRDLVGVIGTGFPVWCQGAAAPASVGGLTFVNWQEPIGCGGVAVFPGDVIVADDDGVVVIPAALAADVASAGAEQERLEAWIVREVEKGVALPGLYPMNAETKARYEAETKTPS, from the coding sequence ATGCTGTCACCTGAAATCCGCGACCGCCTCCTCGGCGTCTCGACCGCGACCATCACCACCGTCCTTTTGAAGAAGGGCATTCGCCGCACCTATATGCGCGGCCCGAAGCCGCTCGCGACCGCGGTCGGCAAGCGCGTGGTCGGCGAGGCCTTCACACTGCGCTTCGTGCCGATGCGCGAGGACCTGGCGACGCCGGAATCCTGGTCGGCGCCGATCTCGAGCCGGGCCGCGATCGAGGCGATGCCGGAAGGTTGCGTCGCCGTGGTCGATGCCATGGGCGTCACCGATGCCGGCATCTTCGGCGATATCCTCACCCTGCGCATGGGCAAGCGCGGCGTCGCCGGCGCGGTCACGGACGGCGTCATGCGCGATCTCGTCGGCGTCATCGGCACCGGCTTTCCTGTCTGGTGCCAGGGCGCGGCCGCGCCCGCCTCGGTCGGCGGCCTCACCTTCGTCAATTGGCAGGAGCCGATCGGCTGCGGCGGCGTCGCGGTGTTCCCGGGCGATGTGATCGTGGCCGATGATGACGGCGTCGTCGTCATCCCGGCGGCGCTCGCGGCCGATGTCGCGAGCGCCGGCGCAGAGCAGGAGCGCCTCGAGGCCTGGATCGTGCGCGAGGTCGAGAAAGGCGTGGCGCTGCCCGGGCTCTACCCGATGAATGCCGAGACCAAGGCGCGCTACGAGGCGGAAACGAAGACGCCGTCATGA
- a CDS encoding fumarylpyruvate hydrolase yields the protein MSYVLPPPPQASVALAGSADRFAVRRIFCVGRNYAAHAREMGKDPDREPPFFFMKPADTVVDSGATIPYPPQTKELHYEMEMVVALGKGGFNVPRDKALDLVFGYGCGIDLTRRDLQQQAKDMGRPWDFGKGFDRSAPCAPLHRVAEVGHPAKGRIWLSVNGAVRQDADLAELIWSIPDVISVLSHSMRLEPGDLIYSGTPAGVGAVKTGDKVAGGVVGLTDIAISIGAPES from the coding sequence ATGAGCTATGTCCTGCCGCCCCCGCCGCAAGCTTCGGTGGCGCTTGCCGGAAGCGCCGACCGATTCGCGGTCAGGCGCATCTTCTGCGTCGGCCGCAATTATGCGGCCCATGCCCGCGAAATGGGCAAGGATCCCGACCGCGAGCCGCCCTTCTTCTTCATGAAGCCGGCCGATACCGTGGTCGATAGCGGCGCGACCATCCCCTATCCGCCGCAGACCAAGGAGCTGCATTACGAGATGGAGATGGTCGTGGCGCTCGGCAAAGGCGGCTTCAACGTGCCGCGCGACAAGGCGCTCGATCTCGTCTTCGGCTATGGCTGCGGCATCGACCTGACGCGCCGCGACCTGCAACAGCAGGCCAAGGATATGGGCCGCCCCTGGGATTTCGGCAAAGGCTTCGATCGCTCCGCGCCTTGTGCGCCGCTGCATCGTGTGGCCGAGGTCGGACATCCGGCCAAGGGCCGCATCTGGCTCTCGGTCAACGGCGCCGTGAGGCAGGATGCCGATCTCGCCGAGCTGATCTGGTCCATCCCCGACGTCATCTCGGTCCTGTCGCACTCGATGCGCCTCGAGCCGGGCGACCTGATCTATAGCGGCACGCCGGCGGGTGTCGGCGCCGTCAAGACGGGCGACAAGGTTGCCGGCGGGGTGGTGGGCCTCACCGATATCGCCATCAGCATCGGCGCGCCGGAAAGCTGA
- a CDS encoding Site-specific recombinase XerD, with protein MTNEAMSPLRRRMIEDMTVRKFVEKTQKDYIRHVKDLAVFLGRSPDTATAEDLRRYQLHLSDTGVRPPSINSAVSALRFFFSITIDRAAVTKPLTFVAEPRKIPVVLSPEEVARFLEAAPGPKYKAALSAAYGAGLRVSEVVALKVSDVDSKRMLLRIEQGKGRKDRCAMLSPQLLELLRDWWRIARPRVWLFPGQNRVNHLTTRQLNRAVHAAAHMAEITKRVTPHTLRHSFATHLLEQNIDIRVIQVLLGHAKLDTTALYTRVATNTIREVMSPLDRLTPLRARRDKPPA; from the coding sequence ATGACCAACGAGGCCATGAGCCCATTGCGCCGGCGCATGATCGAAGACATGACGGTGCGCAAGTTCGTCGAGAAGACCCAGAAGGATTATATCCGTCACGTCAAGGACCTCGCCGTCTTCCTCGGCCGATCGCCGGACACCGCCACGGCCGAGGATCTGCGCCGCTATCAGCTGCACCTGAGCGACACCGGCGTCCGCCCGCCGAGCATCAACAGCGCGGTTTCGGCCCTGCGGTTCTTCTTCTCCATCACGATCGACCGTGCCGCTGTCACCAAGCCTCTGACGTTTGTCGCCGAGCCGCGGAAGATTCCTGTCGTCTTGAGCCCCGAGGAGGTGGCACGCTTTCTGGAGGCGGCACCCGGGCCGAAGTATAAAGCCGCGCTCAGTGCTGCCTATGGTGCGGGCCTGCGCGTTTCCGAGGTCGTCGCGCTGAAGGTGTCGGATGTCGACTCCAAGCGCATGCTGCTGCGTATCGAGCAGGGCAAGGGGCGCAAAGATCGCTGTGCGATGCTCTCACCGCAGCTGCTCGAGTTGCTGCGCGACTGGTGGCGGATCGCGCGGCCCCGGGTCTGGCTGTTTCCGGGACAGAACCGGGTCAACCATCTCACCACGCGCCAGCTCAACCGCGCCGTTCATGCCGCCGCTCACATGGCCGAGATCACCAAGCGGGTGACGCCGCACACGCTGCGCCACAGCTTCGCAACCCATCTGCTGGAGCAGAACATCGACATCCGGGTGATCCAGGTTCTCCTCGGACACGCCAAGCTCGATACCACGGCGCTCTATACGCGTGTCGCCACCAACACGATCCGCGAGGTCATGAGCCCGCTGGATCGCCTCACGCCGCTGCGCGCCAGGAGAGACAAGCCACCCGCATAG
- a CDS encoding 4-hydroxy-tetrahydrodipicolinate synthase, whose protein sequence is MPAVALKGVFPYLVSPVDADGRVKREVLTALVEHLIAAGVHGLTPLGSTGEFAYLDTAQRLEIVDCVVRAARGRVPVIAGVAATTTKGAVELAKEVVALGADGVLAILEAYFPIPEAGVEAYFRAIADAVPCPIVLYTNPQFQRSDLSLKVIKRLSHVENIAYIKDASTNTGRLLSILNETEGRMQVFAASAHIPACVMLIGGVGWMAGPACIIPRQSVALYGLAQRGEWDKAMALQRKLWAVNEAFAKYALAACIKGALEIQGFAVGDPLPPQAPLSEEGKNELAKVLASLAI, encoded by the coding sequence ATGCCGGCCGTCGCATTGAAGGGCGTCTTTCCCTATCTGGTATCGCCCGTGGACGCGGATGGGCGGGTGAAGAGAGAGGTGCTCACGGCCCTCGTCGAGCATCTGATCGCTGCGGGCGTGCATGGGCTGACGCCGCTCGGTTCCACGGGCGAGTTCGCCTATCTCGACACGGCCCAGCGCCTGGAGATCGTCGATTGCGTGGTGCGGGCGGCGCGCGGCCGGGTGCCGGTCATCGCGGGGGTCGCGGCGACCACGACCAAAGGCGCGGTCGAGCTCGCCAAGGAGGTGGTGGCGCTCGGCGCCGATGGCGTACTGGCGATATTGGAGGCGTATTTCCCGATTCCCGAAGCCGGCGTCGAGGCTTATTTCCGGGCGATCGCGGATGCCGTCCCCTGCCCAATTGTGCTCTACACCAACCCGCAATTCCAGCGCTCGGATCTGAGCCTGAAGGTGATCAAGCGCCTCTCACACGTCGAGAATATCGCCTATATCAAGGACGCCTCCACCAATACCGGGCGGCTCTTGTCGATCCTCAACGAAACGGAAGGCCGCATGCAGGTGTTCGCGGCCTCGGCGCATATCCCAGCCTGCGTGATGCTGATCGGCGGCGTCGGCTGGATGGCGGGACCGGCCTGCATCATCCCGCGCCAGAGCGTCGCGCTCTATGGCTTGGCGCAGCGTGGCGAATGGGACAAGGCGATGGCGCTGCAGCGCAAGCTCTGGGCCGTCAATGAGGCCTTCGCCAAATATGCGCTCGCCGCCTGCATCAAGGGCGCACTCGAAATCCAGGGTTTCGCGGTCGGCGATCCGCTGCCGCCCCAGGCGCCACTCAGCGAGGAGGGCAAGAACGAGCTCGCGAAGGTGCTGGCGAGCCTCGCCATCTGA
- a CDS encoding Imidazolonepropionase — MPTSEPILFKNLNLLDPRWNEPRGGYEVLVEGGHIKEVSDKAIKSASARKVDCGKRTLMPGLIDCHVHVYLSEVNIRMLESIPVSLLAARSAPLMLGMLNRGFTSVRDTGGADWGIKEAVEKGHLPGPRLFIVGRAIGPTGGHSDGRRRTDYFKACRCCDGLSFTMAIADGVDNVRAAVREELRQGADAIKIMVSGGVASPYDPLDSRQFSLGEIAAAVEEAQAFNRYVLAHAYTPEAITRAVSQGVRTIEHGNLIDLPAAKLLAKNKGYLIANLVAYVVMKERAAQFGMSADMLAKNDKVLEGGLRSLEICKKVGVKVGYGSDLLGQLQNEQSREFLLRSEVMTPIEIIRSATTIAAEIIRQEGKLGIVEPGAHADLIVVDGNPLKDLGLFQDQGEHLSVIMKEGRFHKNRLA, encoded by the coding sequence ATGCCGACGTCCGAGCCTATCCTCTTCAAGAACCTCAATTTGCTCGATCCGCGCTGGAACGAGCCGCGAGGCGGCTATGAGGTTCTGGTCGAGGGCGGCCATATCAAGGAGGTCTCCGACAAGGCGATCAAATCGGCCTCGGCCCGCAAGGTCGATTGCGGCAAACGCACCTTGATGCCGGGCCTGATCGACTGCCATGTCCATGTGTATCTGAGCGAAGTGAATATCCGGATGCTGGAGAGCATTCCGGTGTCGCTGCTCGCCGCTCGCTCGGCGCCGTTGATGCTCGGCATGCTCAATCGCGGCTTCACCTCGGTCCGCGACACCGGCGGCGCCGATTGGGGCATCAAGGAAGCCGTCGAGAAGGGGCATCTGCCGGGCCCGCGCCTGTTCATCGTGGGCCGCGCCATCGGACCGACCGGCGGCCACTCGGATGGGCGCCGGCGCACCGATTATTTCAAGGCCTGCCGCTGCTGCGACGGGCTCTCCTTCACCATGGCGATCGCGGACGGCGTCGACAATGTGCGCGCCGCGGTGCGCGAGGAGCTGCGCCAGGGCGCCGACGCCATCAAGATCATGGTCTCGGGCGGCGTCGCCTCGCCCTATGATCCGCTCGATTCGCGCCAGTTCTCGCTCGGCGAGATCGCGGCCGCGGTTGAGGAGGCGCAGGCCTTCAACCGCTACGTCCTGGCCCATGCCTACACGCCCGAGGCCATCACCCGGGCCGTCAGCCAGGGCGTGCGTACCATCGAGCACGGCAATCTCATCGACCTGCCTGCCGCGAAGCTCCTCGCCAAGAACAAGGGCTATCTGATCGCCAACCTCGTCGCTTATGTGGTGATGAAGGAGCGCGCTGCGCAGTTCGGCATGTCTGCCGACATGCTGGCCAAGAACGACAAGGTGCTCGAAGGCGGGCTGCGCTCGCTCGAGATCTGCAAGAAAGTCGGCGTCAAGGTCGGCTATGGCAGCGATCTGCTCGGCCAGCTGCAGAACGAGCAGAGCCGCGAGTTCCTGCTGCGCTCCGAGGTGATGACGCCGATCGAGATCATCCGCTCGGCCACCACCATCGCTGCCGAGATCATCCGCCAGGAGGGCAAGCTCGGCATCGTCGAGCCCGGCGCCCATGCCGACCTCATCGTCGTCGACGGCAACCCCCTGAAGGATCTCGGCCTGTTCCAGGACCAGGGCGAGCATCTCTCCGTCATCATGAAAGAGGGGCGCTTCCACAAGAATCGCCTGGCGTGA
- a CDS encoding Uncharacterized SAM-binding protein YcdF, DUF218 family: MFLISKALWFLFTPSNLLTLLVLGGVVAGLSRRGSRKPFAIAAIGAVGLALCGFGPVGFWLARPLETRFPPVRPLPAEVAGFIVLGGGVRLEDSTRSDSLTVNDAGNRILALGDLARRYPAAKIVMSGGSGNLFDDADTEGEAELVQRHAEMLGIDPARIIVENRSRSTYENALDTRKLVRPGDGEVWLLVTSAWHMPRAVGAFRQAGFPVTAYPVDFRAPGKSYAWRTFAEMARGLRLTDSMAKEWVGLVAYRLMGHTDALLPGPWDRGRPARP; this comes from the coding sequence TTGTTCCTCATCAGCAAGGCCCTCTGGTTTCTGTTCACTCCGTCGAACCTTTTGACCTTGCTCGTCCTCGGCGGGGTCGTCGCCGGTCTGTCGCGGCGCGGCTCGCGCAAGCCGTTCGCAATCGCAGCCATCGGTGCCGTCGGCCTCGCACTATGCGGCTTCGGGCCCGTCGGCTTCTGGCTGGCGCGGCCGCTGGAAACACGCTTTCCGCCGGTGCGGCCGCTGCCGGCTGAGGTCGCTGGCTTCATCGTGCTCGGCGGCGGCGTCCGCCTCGAGGACAGCACCCGAAGCGACTCGCTCACGGTCAATGATGCGGGCAACCGCATCCTGGCGCTCGGCGACCTGGCGCGACGCTACCCGGCGGCGAAGATCGTGATGTCGGGCGGCTCGGGCAATCTGTTCGACGACGCCGACACTGAGGGCGAGGCCGAGCTGGTGCAGCGCCATGCCGAGATGCTCGGCATCGACCCGGCCCGTATCATCGTCGAGAACCGCTCGCGCAGCACCTATGAGAATGCGCTCGACACGCGCAAGCTGGTTCGGCCGGGCGATGGTGAGGTCTGGCTGCTCGTCACCTCGGCCTGGCATATGCCGCGTGCGGTCGGCGCCTTCAGGCAGGCGGGCTTTCCGGTGACCGCCTATCCGGTGGATTTCCGTGCGCCGGGCAAGAGCTATGCCTGGCGAACCTTCGCCGAGATGGCGCGCGGCCTGCGCCTCACCGACAGCATGGCCAAGGAATGGGTAGGGCTCGTGGCCTATCGGCTGATGGGGCACACCGACGCGCTGCTTCCGGGACCCTGGGACCGCGGGCGTCCCGCCCGCCCTTGA
- a CDS encoding putative spermidine/putrescine transport system ATP-binding protein: MARVVLEHLSKRYGETSVVKDLSLDIPQGEFLVLLGPSGCGKTTTLRMVAGFIEPSAGKITLDGRDVTTLPPWKRNTGLVFQSYALFPHLTVDENVAFGLEMRKVAADEMRTRVAEALRLVRLEGFGDRLPRQLSGGQQQRVALARALAFRPDVLLLDEPLSNLDAKLREEVRVEIRELQQKLGITTVMVTHDQDEALSMADRLVVMAQGEVQQVGSQRDLYERPAGRFVAGFVGRSNFLEGSVAIPGAFTSAGGLRVACAADAGAGKATLAIRPEAVAIGAEAEHLDNSFEGVVEYISYLGSILDVRVKLTPQDRIIVQIANRMGQPLPAVGEALKVGWPVAAGQVFGDLAEPMLPSS; this comes from the coding sequence ATGGCGCGGGTCGTGCTCGAGCATCTGTCGAAGCGCTATGGCGAGACGAGCGTCGTCAAGGACCTGTCGCTCGACATCCCGCAAGGCGAGTTCCTGGTCCTGCTGGGGCCCTCGGGCTGCGGCAAGACCACGACCTTGCGCATGGTGGCGGGCTTCATCGAGCCGAGCGCGGGCAAGATCACGCTCGACGGGCGCGACGTCACCACCTTGCCGCCCTGGAAGCGCAATACCGGCCTCGTCTTCCAATCCTATGCGCTGTTCCCGCATCTGACCGTCGACGAGAACGTCGCCTTCGGGCTCGAGATGCGCAAGGTGGCGGCGGACGAGATGCGGACGAGGGTCGCGGAGGCGCTGCGTCTCGTCAGGCTCGAAGGTTTCGGCGACCGGCTGCCGCGCCAGCTCTCGGGCGGCCAGCAGCAGCGTGTGGCGCTGGCGCGCGCGCTCGCCTTCCGGCCGGATGTGCTGCTGCTCGACGAGCCCTTGTCGAATCTCGACGCCAAGCTGCGCGAGGAGGTGCGGGTCGAGATCCGCGAGCTGCAGCAGAAACTCGGCATCACCACCGTGATGGTGACCCATGACCAGGACGAGGCGCTGAGCATGGCCGATCGCCTGGTGGTGATGGCGCAAGGCGAAGTGCAGCAGGTCGGCAGTCAGCGCGATCTCTATGAGCGCCCGGCCGGGCGGTTCGTCGCAGGCTTCGTGGGGCGGAGCAACTTCCTCGAAGGGAGCGTCGCGATACCCGGTGCCTTCACCAGCGCCGGCGGCCTGCGCGTCGCCTGCGCGGCGGATGCCGGTGCCGGCAAGGCGACGCTCGCCATCCGCCCCGAGGCCGTCGCCATCGGCGCCGAGGCGGAACATCTCGACAACAGCTTCGAAGGTGTGGTCGAATATATTTCCTATCTCGGATCGATCCTCGATGTCAGGGTCAAGCTGACGCCGCAGGATCGCATCATCGTGCAGATCGCCAATCGCATGGGCCAGCCTCTTCCGGCGGTCGGCGAGGCCTTGAAGGTCGGCTGGCCCGTCGCCGCCGGTCAGGTATTCGGCGATCTCGCTGAGCCGATGCTTCCATCGTCTTGA
- a CDS encoding carbohydrate ABC transporter membrane protein 2, CUT1 family, with translation MHARPIKRLAAKAGFALSVIALVSPAILVFLWMLSLSLKNDADNTAFPPVFIPDPPTLDNFRDVFARNNFLLYLWNSILVTGGAVLVGLLVGVPAGYGIARAKSAKFAFLILIARITPALSYLIPLFLAFQIIGLNGTITALLVTHLVITVPIIVWVMIGYFENVPMELEDAALVDGASPWQGFVHIALPLAKPGIIVGAILAFIFSWNNFIFSVVLGGKTTRTLPSAIYNVLTFEQISWGPLAAAALLVTLPVLLLTVVAQRQIVAGLSAGGLKD, from the coding sequence ATGCACGCCCGCCCCATCAAGCGCCTCGCCGCCAAGGCCGGCTTTGCCCTGTCGGTGATCGCACTCGTGTCTCCGGCGATCCTCGTCTTCCTGTGGATGCTGTCGCTGTCGCTCAAGAACGATGCCGACAACACGGCCTTCCCGCCGGTGTTCATTCCCGATCCCCCGACGCTCGACAATTTCCGCGACGTCTTCGCCCGCAACAATTTCCTGCTCTATCTGTGGAACTCGATCCTGGTGACGGGCGGCGCGGTGCTGGTCGGGCTTCTGGTCGGCGTGCCCGCGGGCTATGGCATCGCACGGGCGAAATCGGCGAAATTCGCCTTCCTGATCCTGATCGCCCGCATCACGCCGGCGCTGTCCTATCTGATCCCGCTCTTCCTCGCCTTCCAGATCATCGGGCTCAACGGCACCATCACGGCGCTGCTCGTCACCCATCTCGTGATCACCGTGCCGATCATCGTCTGGGTGATGATCGGCTATTTCGAGAATGTGCCGATGGAGCTCGAGGATGCAGCCCTTGTCGACGGCGCCTCGCCCTGGCAGGGCTTCGTCCATATCGCCTTGCCGCTCGCCAAGCCCGGCATCATCGTCGGGGCGATCCTCGCCTTCATCTTCTCCTGGAACAACTTCATCTTCTCGGTCGTGCTCGGCGGCAAGACGACCCGCACCCTGCCCTCGGCGATCTACAATGTGCTGACCTTCGAGCAGATCTCCTGGGGGCCACTCGCGGCCGCGGCGCTCCTCGTCACCTTGCCGGTGCTGCTGCTCACCGTCGTGGCGCAGCGCCAGATCGTCGCCGGGCTCTCGGCAGGCGGCCTCAAGGACTGA